In a single window of the Desulfobacterales bacterium genome:
- a CDS encoding cobalamin-dependent protein (Presence of a B(12) (cobalamin)-binding domain implies dependence on cobalamin itself, in one of its several forms, or in some unusual lineages, dependence on a cobalamin-like analog.), protein MIAEKLYEAYLASLLDGDRSKCHDIVQKLLGEKINLKKLYTDLFQRSMYRVGELWENNRITVATEHLSTSITESLLNLAYPSIFASERIGRKVVIACAANEFHQIGGKMVADIFELNGWDGYFLGANSPIEETVRFIHETRPDVVGFSLSILSNLDHLKRGIEVFRSDFPNLNLLIGGQAFRWGGIDTIKQYAGTEYIQSLDDLENMISGM, encoded by the coding sequence ATGATCGCAGAAAAATTGTATGAAGCCTACCTCGCCTCCTTGCTTGACGGCGATCGGTCAAAATGCCATGACATCGTCCAAAAACTGCTGGGCGAAAAAATAAATCTTAAAAAGCTTTATACCGACCTTTTTCAGCGCAGTATGTATCGAGTCGGCGAGTTATGGGAAAACAATCGAATAACCGTTGCCACCGAGCATCTATCGACTTCCATCACCGAAAGCCTTCTTAACCTGGCTTATCCGTCCATATTTGCTAGTGAACGTATCGGTAGAAAAGTGGTGATCGCTTGCGCTGCTAATGAATTCCATCAGATCGGTGGAAAAATGGTCGCTGACATCTTTGAGCTGAATGGGTGGGATGGGTATTTTCTTGGTGCCAATTCACCGATTGAAGAAACGGTCCGGTTTATCCATGAAACTCGACCGGATGTCGTTGGATTTTCACTAAGCATATTATCAAACCTGGATCATTTGAAGCGGGGTATCGAAGTCTTTCGCTCAGATTTTCCAAACTTGAATTTGCTGATTGGCGGACAGGCTTTCAGATGGGGGGGCATTGATACCATCAAACAATACGCCGGCACCGAATATATTCAATCACTGGATGATCTTGAAAATATGATTAGCGGTATGTGA
- a CDS encoding biliverdin-producing heme oxygenase: protein MSANDIQTQKDRSIKVMAKLKVETQEYHAKLESLPYFKALIDHKLPLESYVNQLQALAVIHSVFENEIAISKDKRVLSIWNDGLKKLRFLQEDLKFFEPRIELTHTSCIEAATAITEKIRLRRVDNPITLLGYLYVYEGSTLGNNMHRPDISETFHLDEINGCRYYSSYRDDVSTHWKQFSDKMNEVLDNPALHDRIVEAAYEAFAGLEELYKLLYPLDNTEKSLHVARINPEAGNYPIPDDEREIQAALKASTRSWTEFPYYEHRFGERGKRFSDSDSCWLVTLTRLDQKSLQSQIEWIGRVLANRGMPQIMLEQTLKYLHEELTLAIPENTASYDKLLSAAEILRRDRTELVSEKEFESLSGEFDQLAGAEFAKQFKNTGKLLVASVTDEKNGINGAVAAIKGWLTDDALFPDKWISGAKNIISKTMAIASNPNRKPPTGDSE, encoded by the coding sequence TTGAGTGCCAACGATATCCAAACTCAAAAAGATCGCTCGATCAAAGTAATGGCAAAACTCAAAGTGGAGACTCAAGAATATCATGCCAAACTTGAGTCCCTGCCTTATTTTAAAGCCCTGATAGACCATAAACTTCCCCTGGAAAGCTATGTGAACCAGCTCCAGGCCTTGGCCGTTATTCATAGTGTATTCGAAAATGAGATTGCAATTTCAAAAGACAAACGCGTATTATCCATATGGAACGATGGCCTTAAGAAACTCAGATTTTTGCAGGAAGATCTTAAATTTTTCGAGCCGCGAATTGAATTGACCCATACTTCTTGCATTGAAGCTGCAACAGCAATAACTGAAAAAATCCGCCTGAGGCGGGTTGACAATCCCATTACGTTGCTTGGCTATTTGTATGTGTATGAAGGATCGACACTGGGCAACAACATGCATCGACCGGATATTTCAGAGACCTTTCACTTAGATGAAATAAATGGCTGTCGTTACTATTCGAGTTACAGGGATGACGTGTCAACCCATTGGAAACAATTCTCAGATAAAATGAACGAAGTACTGGACAATCCAGCATTACACGACCGGATCGTTGAAGCAGCCTATGAGGCTTTCGCCGGTCTGGAGGAATTGTACAAACTTTTATACCCCTTGGATAATACCGAGAAATCCTTGCATGTGGCACGGATTAATCCTGAGGCGGGCAATTACCCCATTCCCGATGATGAACGGGAAATTCAAGCTGCTCTCAAAGCAAGTACGCGAAGTTGGACGGAGTTCCCATATTATGAACATCGCTTTGGAGAACGCGGCAAACGATTTTCCGACAGTGATTCATGCTGGCTGGTGACGTTGACACGGTTAGATCAGAAAAGTTTGCAAAGCCAGATCGAGTGGATTGGCAGAGTGCTTGCCAACAGGGGAATGCCTCAAATAATGCTGGAGCAGACGCTTAAATATTTACATGAAGAGCTAACGCTTGCAATTCCTGAAAATACGGCATCCTATGACAAGCTGCTGTCAGCAGCAGAGATTCTGAGGCGCGATAGGACTGAGTTAGTGTCTGAAAAGGAATTTGAATCACTATCCGGTGAATTTGACCAATTGGCGGGAGCCGAGTTTGCAAAACAATTTAAAAATACCGGCAAATTGCTGGTAGCCTCGGTTACTGATGAGAAAAACGGGATAAATGGTGCCGTCGCAGCGATCAAGGGGTGGCTGACGGACGACGCTCTTTTTCCAGACAAGTGGATTTCCGGTGCCAAAAATATTATTAGCAAAACAATGGCGATTGCTTCAAATCCAAACCGTAAACCACCAACCGGAGATTCAGAGTAA